Proteins co-encoded in one Acinetobacter lwoffii genomic window:
- the dapB gene encoding 4-hydroxy-tetrahydrodipicolinate reductase, with protein sequence MSATPRIGILGAGGRMGRILIQAVHEAGYQLAAAVERPESTLLGADAGELAGIGATGVKVVGSLTDVVKDCDVVIDFTAPAATVNHLKICREAGVAIVIGTTGMNDEQKAYLNQSATETPVVYAANYSVGVNVSIKLLELASKVFGDTVDIEVIEAHHRHKVDAPSGTALMWGEAIAETLGRDLKEDAVYCREGHTGPRERKSIGFQTIRGGDIVGEHTAMFIADGERVEITHKATNRMNFASGAVRAAAWVVGREARKYDMKDVLGFNDIQV encoded by the coding sequence ATGTCAGCTACACCACGCATTGGGATCTTGGGTGCCGGCGGTCGTATGGGGCGTATCCTTATTCAGGCGGTGCATGAAGCAGGTTATCAATTGGCGGCCGCGGTAGAACGCCCTGAAAGTACACTATTAGGCGCAGATGCGGGTGAACTTGCCGGAATTGGTGCAACAGGTGTCAAGGTCGTGGGTAGCCTGACCGATGTAGTTAAAGACTGTGATGTCGTGATTGATTTCACTGCGCCAGCAGCGACCGTCAATCATCTGAAAATCTGCCGTGAAGCAGGGGTCGCAATCGTGATTGGTACCACCGGTATGAATGACGAGCAAAAAGCCTATTTGAATCAATCTGCGACGGAAACTCCTGTAGTTTATGCAGCGAATTATTCAGTGGGTGTGAACGTTTCAATCAAACTGCTTGAACTGGCCTCTAAAGTATTTGGCGATACGGTTGATATCGAAGTGATTGAAGCACATCACCGTCACAAAGTAGATGCGCCATCGGGTACAGCTTTGATGTGGGGTGAGGCGATTGCGGAAACTTTGGGCCGTGACCTGAAAGAAGATGCGGTGTATTGCCGTGAAGGTCATACCGGTCCGCGTGAGCGTAAAAGTATTGGTTTCCAGACCATTCGCGGTGGCGATATTGTCGGTGAACATACTGCAATGTTTATTGCTGATGGGGAACGTGTGGAAATTACTCATAAAGCGACTAACCGGATGAACTTTGCTTCTGGTGCGGTACGTGCTGCAGCTTGGGTCGTCGGTCGTGAAGCGCGTAAATATGATATGAAGGACGTGCTTGGTTTTAACGATATTCAGGTCTAA